In the Caenorhabditis elegans chromosome X genome, one interval contains:
- the B0198.2 gene encoding Transmembrane protein 196 (Confirmed by transcript evidence): protein MCCCTRLHRHQIHLISYGIVSCGLITTGLVFTVFAIFQKESQIGKVWLAGPTTMVVGLVLAGKVVIDWGPAMLHAREGSIDSRLFDQLHQPAPSRYPEPLRPQTVNQMRIEHEPKCNGSGSSPASFVQYNNNNAQSPIGYRPPMQFIHSPVSENGIPRMVHTGGRLPRSSIGCIPPRQAERPSPEQCLIYSQYNASLNKLPNHDDRYYALPRHMNNHKNSSSPRRSPRPSIYNTYSNYSSNPSNHSGHSNHSGNSHSGEQSIALSDTCECTQYGSMRRFTPPVSNPSCAIGNDTPYQGESFVLNERSYLI from the exons ATGTGTTGCTGCACAAGATTACATCGCCATCAGATTCATCTTATAAG ctatgGAATCGTATCATGCGGGCTTATCACTACGGGTTTAGTCTTCActgtttttgcaattttccaaaaggaaTCTCAAATCGGAAAG GTATGGCTTGCTGGACCTACTACAATGGTTGTTGGCCTGGTGTTAGCAGGGAAAGTTGTCATAGATTGGGGACCAGCAATGCTACATGCACGGGAAGGATCCATAGATTCTAGGTTATTTGATCAG TTACATCAACCAGCTCCGAGTAGGTATCCCGAACCGTTACGGCCACAGACGGTTAATCAAATGCGGATAGAACACGAACCAAAGTGTAATGGTTCTGGGTCGTCACCTGCCAGTTTTGTACAGTATAACAACAACAACGCGCAGTCTCCAATAGGATATCGACCTCCAATGCAGTTTATTCACAGCCCCGTTTCTGAAAATGGGATTCCTAGAATGGTGCACACAGGAGGAAGATTACCACGGAGTTCAATAGGTTGTATACCACCAAGGCAAGCTGAAAGACCATCTCCAGAGCAATGCTTGATATACTCACAATACAACGCATCGTTGAATAAATTACCG aacCACGACGATCGATATTACGCTCTACCTCGACATATGAACAATCACAAAAACTCATCATCACCACGTCGGAGTCCCCGACCTTCAATATATAACACTTATTCAAACTACTCATCGAACCCATCTAACCATTCTGGCCATTCCAATCATTCTGGAAACTCTCATTCCGGAGAACAATCCATAGCATTAAGTGAT ACGTGCGAGTGCACACAGTATGGCTCAATGCGAAGGTTCACCCCACCAGTCTCAAATCCTTCATGTGCAATTGGGAACGATACACCGTACCAGGGAGAATCATTTGTGCTCAACGAACGGAGTTATTTAATATGA
- the B0198.2 gene encoding Transmembrane protein 196 (Confirmed by transcript evidence) has translation MCCCTRLHRHQIHLISYGIVSCGLITTGLVFTVFAIFQKESQIGKVWLAGPTTMVVGLVLAGKVVIDWGPAMLHAREGSIDSRLFDQLHQPAPSRYPEPLRPQTVNQMRIEHEPKCNGSGSSPASFVQYNNNNAQSPIGYRPPMQFIHSPVSENGIPRMVHTGGRLPRSSIGCIPPRQAERPSPEQCLIYSQYNASLNKLPNHDDRYYALPRHMNNHKNSSSPRRSPRPSIYNTYSNYSSNPSNHSGHSNHSGNSHSGEQSIALSDVSVPCHCGVHVPQPLLSSV, from the exons ATGTGTTGCTGCACAAGATTACATCGCCATCAGATTCATCTTATAAG ctatgGAATCGTATCATGCGGGCTTATCACTACGGGTTTAGTCTTCActgtttttgcaattttccaaaaggaaTCTCAAATCGGAAAG GTATGGCTTGCTGGACCTACTACAATGGTTGTTGGCCTGGTGTTAGCAGGGAAAGTTGTCATAGATTGGGGACCAGCAATGCTACATGCACGGGAAGGATCCATAGATTCTAGGTTATTTGATCAG TTACATCAACCAGCTCCGAGTAGGTATCCCGAACCGTTACGGCCACAGACGGTTAATCAAATGCGGATAGAACACGAACCAAAGTGTAATGGTTCTGGGTCGTCACCTGCCAGTTTTGTACAGTATAACAACAACAACGCGCAGTCTCCAATAGGATATCGACCTCCAATGCAGTTTATTCACAGCCCCGTTTCTGAAAATGGGATTCCTAGAATGGTGCACACAGGAGGAAGATTACCACGGAGTTCAATAGGTTGTATACCACCAAGGCAAGCTGAAAGACCATCTCCAGAGCAATGCTTGATATACTCACAATACAACGCATCGTTGAATAAATTACCG aacCACGACGATCGATATTACGCTCTACCTCGACATATGAACAATCACAAAAACTCATCATCACCACGTCGGAGTCCCCGACCTTCAATATATAACACTTATTCAAACTACTCATCGAACCCATCTAACCATTCTGGCCATTCCAATCATTCTGGAAACTCTCATTCCGGAGAACAATCCATAGCATTAAGTGATGTGAGTGTTCCCTGTCATTGTGGTGTCCATGTCCCTCAACCCCTTTTGTCATCTGTCTAG
- the tsp-20 gene encoding Tetraspanin (Confirmed by transcript evidence), with the protein MRPVHQHRDHPPRNRRSGSCSGCCSKCQLFISYLLVIVGILFLALAIWLYIFRGDLIPLIQSHFYVKCIYLAVGCGVFNVIIGFLVHSAVSNRCALVFYLLMLIFSMIMEGCLIYFTFSYHATYEQELNASLPNDILNNYNLDPNIAKAVNYLQRDSKCCGSNAFNDWPKPEVEDHYLPYAKTVVQRVQYIPDSCCKSTHQRKGCALSDSPNNIFYRGCLPFLKEEVYNNLNFLFTVTAASLVLHFANLIFGCCTCFRSDEDEEENPFKDYDQEMHLFD; encoded by the exons ATGCGTCCGGTGCATCAGCACCGTGACCATCCTCCTCGAAATCGAAGGTCCGGTAGCTGCTCGGGATGCTGTTCAAAATGTCAATTGTTCATTTCATACCTACTTGTG ATAGTCGGGATTTTATTCCTTGCCCTTGCCATTTGGTTGTACATTTTCAGAGGTGATCTGATACCTCTCATTCAAAGTCATTTCTACGTCAAATGTATATACCTCGCAGTTGGTTGTGGAGTTTTCAACGTgataattggatttttggtaCACTCCGCTGTAAGCAATCGATGTGCTTTAgttttt TATCTTCTCATGCTGATATTCTCAATGATCATGGAAGGTTGCCTcatttattttacattttcctATCATGCCACTTATGAACAAGAACTCAATGCGTCTTTGCCAAATGATATTCTAAATAATTACAATTTGGACCCAAATATTGCAAAAGCTGTGAACTACTTGCAAAGAGATTCAAAATGTTGTGGATCTAATGCGTTCAACGACTGGCCAAAACCTGAAGTGGAAGATCACTATCTTCCTTATGCCAAg ACGGTTGTCCAAAGAGTTCAATACATTCCCGATTCATGTTGCAAGAGTACACATCAACGGAAGGGCTGTGCTTTGAGTGATAGCCCCAACAATATTTTCTATAGA GGTTGTCTTCCGTTTTTGAAAGAAGAAGTCTACAACAATCTAAACTTTCTGTTCACAGTGACGGCTGCTTCGCTGGTGCTACATTTTGCAAACTTGATCTTTGGGTGTTGCACTTGCTTCCGAtcagatgaagatgaagaagaaaatcCATTCAAAGATTATGATCAAGAAATGCATctatttgattaa